The sequence ttgcaaatgtttccaaaaaaaaaaaaatactaatgaaTAATACTTGCATGAgtaatttttttgcataagTTAACTTTTATTCATATGACTGATATCATATGACTGATATGAGAAcctatatatcaaaataaactATTCCAACAACGCGGTACGTTTAGTTTCCAATCCATTTAAAACTGgttttttgctttattataattctgtAATTCTGTTAAAACCAATCAGTTAAGTCGGTATCACTAAGTATTATCCAAATCATATAAAGTTGGTTAacgaaataaataatgttaaattatcattttatacTTACCAGTAGGTTCATTTATTTGTAATGCTAGATCTCTGATTTTTTGACGCATCAATAAGTTGTATTTTCAACACCTTTACTACgacttgtaaaatatttgtttcatTGTATTCATTTTCCgtgattctttatttaataaatcattactGGAcctatattattcaatatataaaagagtaaaaaaggttatttcataattaactTGTGCAAGATAAAATTTGTAgttgataatatttatgacgattcagattctttttttaaatcctaaagttaaaattttattacaaaattataaattacaaaaataagtttaacTATATCGCAACGCCAATTTTGAGGTTTCACAAAAGTGTTTCAAAAGAAATGGTTGACTCCAAAGCCTCCAATCTTGCTCACGTGAATCTCAAGACCTTTAACTTATAAAAGacctaaattttattatttttaagtctTTAAAAGCTGTATGTAATGCAAAGGTATTTCTGGTAAAAACTTCGTAGTACAAAGAGATCTATGttaaaatagtatttaaagaatacttaaatcatttatgtatactattatataaactataaatagtTTGCAATAATAGATCAAAATGGAAAACCATTCAAAATCCCGATGATCAGAACGGATGGACGTATGAATGGGTGCGCATTGTAGGGTTTGGTGTGTCCAAGACTAATACTGTAATAGCAGGATGGCGAATTGTTATGGTCGAAATCGGTGTAGTAGACTGCCAACGATGACATACGTATACTGATGGCTGCAGACACTTATGTatgttgtttaattaattacaagtAATGTTGATGATGAAATGGTACCCGCCCAATTCATTACTATGTTCTTATAGTAATCAATACACACGTCTAATAAACATTGTAAAAAGTACTAAATATTCCACTTTTGGAACCTGACATCTCACtaggtaaaatttttatgaattaccttatgaaagtttaaaattcctatttataccttttaaaagttttattgtcaatttattatagtacgtacatataatttataagtatGGTTTCAtgtatttttacaaaaataacatCGAAAAATgcttgtaaaaattattttttggacttttagtatttcaaatttttgctCCACGATATTCATATcgaaaatcacgtgatcacaCTCCTCCCTTAAACTGAGAACTAattctaaagtaaaaataaaaataaataaattattttgactaattaaaaattttcatttttaataaaatagaatgtaATTAGTGTACTATTACAGAAAAAGAttgctaaaaatttaataaagtggATTTTTAGGTTTACAAATTAAGATATTCTAATTCAATGCTTTAAATAATTCGtgataatatgaaattattatatttaatatattagaaaaaaaaaatgtaaattttccTTTGTATTAGTTCTGCatctattacaaataaattgataacGTATTAccaagttaataataaaaaaaaaaatcaagattttaaaaaccgaaaaacttttttatttcggTGATGCGATTTGTTGCAGCCGATCACACATCTTGAGCGGGGTCGGAAAAGACcgaaaaaaacatatatataataaaaaaaaactagttagtattataagaaaaaaaaaatcttcacgGATTGGCCATTGGTCGCAGATATCACTCATTTCCATGTTACTTTAGAAcgtaacaattaatatttttataaattattgattttaaagtattttgcaataattaatttttttgatgtaaaaattaatatattttattaatatgtcgcaaatattttattaacatgtACCGTAAATACTTCGCAAAAATTAACGTaaagattaatatttttattaacatttaaaaaagtttttattccgagtttattaattaatgtaattttttatacttaatttcttttattttgattataatttaataaattgtattcTATGAAGATATTAAATACCAACTTAATAAGTGCcagaattttgaattttcgaGATTACAATTTGAGGTTTATATTATAACGGGATTTTGAAAGTCGGGATTTCGTAGTAAATAGATCCAGCAAAATGGGACTTTCGTTATACTATATACTATTATGAAATAAACGTACACAATCACAATTCAATAAGATAACACGGGATCATTCAAAATTCCCGTCATAATACAAACCTCACGTTCACAACCCTGACAATCATAATCccgaaaattcaaaaaatcccgaaatattaatttaaatgttttgcaagaattaatgttttttattaaagaactaAGTAACAATTAAAATACGTTTTTAATATCTGAAggtttttaaatcaaattttaaagtatCAAAGATAATGAGtgtaagattttaatttttcaggATTACAATTTGTCAGGATTGTGAAATGTCgtggaattttaattttcagtattaaaatttgtcaagATTGTGAAATGTCGAATTTGTATTATCATGAGATTTTGATTGTCAGTGTCGTTGTAATTACTTAATtagaattcttttaaatttttgtaattttaacatatgattttcataaattgaattttctttttacgtAGATCTTGGACACATTTAACTAATATGATAGCTCTACAATGGTTAATTCTTAATTAGGGCCATAACAGAActgataatattttaggggGGCGGGGTTAAGCAAAATCTTACGTGACACAAAATTAAACacttttattggttaattatatCCCAGCTAATAAATGAtcggtaaaattttattattccaatTAGCTAGGATATAACTGATTCATTCCCAGTGGTTTATAGTATATTGTGagtataatatagtatattttattattgaatctCAATTTTCACTTTCGCTtggtttttttcattttataagattttaaaaaaataattaaattttaaaaagcttcggaactattattattaattacatttgaaaaataatattgagattacaaataaattaaaagtaagtTCTTATTTGGAAATGTAAATCTTTCTGAAttactcaaattttcaaatcagCCCATTATaatcaatagttaatttttactGCAAAATTTCCTAGAAACggataaatacatataaaatttactaccCAGCAGTAGGTATAACTACATTTGCATAATCGTGTAAATGGTGCCGATCAGGGgataatatgtaatttatgtaatttaaacaCTGCCCTTAGCATTTTCCATTTaagaattgaattaaaaattatgaaactGCACAAATTCCGCATAATCCGCATATCTCCTTTTAACACGAGTCACGAAGTCACGAAAATACAGAaacacgttttttttttattattaaaaatttagaaagaaAAGCTGTATTCCCTTTGTTATTAATACGGAGAACAAAAATTGCACTTTTTTcatactgaaaaaaaaaaattagtttggTTAAAACACACGTTATAAcctttagaaaaaaagaactgtatattcttttttttaaaaaaacatttttttatacgGTAAATAGCGATAATTCATATCTtgcttttaataatttgcatTTGTTATCATTACCATAATTtgttgatgaattattataataagctTTATTTTGAGAAGACagaatttatcatattttttatacagcAGATAAAgagaattaaaattacgaCTGCGCGGTAATCATTTTAATTGGAAGAATTTTTGAATAGAAATTAGGCGAAGATCCTAATTTAGTATTAGCTCATTTGCCACGGAATTTATCTATATTTGATATCCCGATGTCGGACATTATACTTCAATGTAGTCATTTAAtatccataatttttaatggtaTACGAGAAATCACGATGGATGGATTGATATTGATAGAAGTTTCTTTCACAGAAAAAGATTGTCTTAAgcaaaagatataaataagtCCACTCTCTTATACGATAATGGGTAAAATTTGAGGTCATTCATAACAATCATAATTTCATCATGAAtcataattacattattattttattttttgtattcttCCTCAATGTTGAAAAAACTTACGGATGTCATCCTACCGGGTATGACTATTGTACTGATGGTatgttaattttcaaataatttttaatttattattttttcaacaactctactaataaaaaattaattcctcAGCTTCTCAGATTCAAAATGTGACATTTTCACCGGGTAAGATATCAGTTACGACTAATATCATTCAAAAAGATGCAGAAGGAAATGAGCAATATACCCACGCACTCGGTCACTTTACCTTTggttatagtaaaaataacaaaaatatttctgtGCGTATTTTAAAGAAACCCGTATTTACCAATAACCAACATTGTGCTGACAAAAGTTCTGATCAAAAAAATCCATTGACATCGACCTGGGATTTTGATCAAGGATTAACACCTCCATCAGGTACATCAGTCGGGGTTTGGCTATCAACATATTGGGCTTGTAATTTATCGGATGGTACAGGATCAATACTTTGTAGCCATGAAGATATATCCTTCACAGCAACAGCGTGATGGATAATATAGTGCAGAACCTCTAAAATCAGCTCcttgtttatattaaaacgaTTGGCTGAttcattatgaaatatttcgtGCATTTCATATCTAAttgtcattattttttaatcatatccGATATTCAACATTGTTATACTGTGTACATGCATTAATCACCGCACTAATCCTAATATcacataaaattcattaattaattaaacaaattatttatcgtTGCTCATAAGGTCATTTATAATTGGTTGTTAACGGTACTATTTACAGGCATGAAATTGATTAACCCATTTTACTGGCATGAAAAAATTAcctataaagtaaaaaaataaatttcttaataaaacgtaaataattaatttataatttgttatatttcaactttaaatggattttgataaatattattttttttttatatattttaaattattatcatttatttatttatttatttttcatcttggattatttaaacactaagggCTAAATTCATTTCACcgttttaatttcaaattatttttaagtaaaatttgctgcttttgaaaaaaaattttagcttATTTACCttcaaattgtaataataaaattataattgatcTATAAACAatatccaatttttaatagttccaaaaaaaaaaatagtaatctGGTTTCacatgataaataattattatctattCGGTGAAAacctttttcattttttttttaaaacaaaaatataaatgctttaattatatataataaagatcaataattaataaaaaataaagatatttttgagGTTTTGACGCGACATGGCAGAAGCTTTTATCACAAGAGTTTTGGTTTTATGGCGCCTAGTGCTCCGCGGATAACTCGGGTCcaaattgaatttatattaaatttttttttatgatcagCAAAATTAATCGTCAAGTTAcatcattttaattttggatCTTTATCTGGATGGTATTTCGCCAAAGATTGATCGTATTGGAGTCACAAAATTTTTCGTAACCAAGTCTTTTTACCTCTAgagtttaaaagaattattaaatgacaATATAAGTGGtcaatattaaatgattaaatattttaaaatttttacttacgGACAGCTAGACAGGTGACTTTGCGGTTTTTCATCTTTATGTTCTGGTGAGAGTTCTTTCTCCTCAAAgagattttttacaaaaagcTCACCACGTAAAGCTTTTTGTTTCCGAGTTGAGTTGTTGGTTCATCAATATCAATAGTCTCAAAAAAACTTCATCTCGTGGCTTAGTGATGGGGAAAAAAACGCGTCATCCGGGTCACCTGGGTTGATCTGGGTCAAAGCAACAGTACGACCATAACCCGACGGGTTGGCTCATGCCGTTGCGGGTTAGCGTTAAAATGATCACGATTTACAGCTGTTTTCATAAGACCTGGGACAAACTAAATTTTTGAACCCGATCCGCCGATCACCGATCCGGTATTTTTAGCTGGGCAcctgatttaaataaataacaactGAACCGGCTCTGTGGGTCGGCGGTcgggttcaaaaatttattttgtcccAGGTCTTATGAAAACGGCTGTAAAAATTCGGGTCAGGTCGATCACCCGGGTTTGACCCGACCTGTACAGAGCACTATactaaatattgtattttataaattatgggTTTAAtactatttctccttttttagGTTAATCTCCTCCcccttttctttattaatgatttttggACTTCGATGAAGTCAGGCTATGCTTTCTTGACAATAGGCAAGGCGGTTCTAATTTGGTGAGACTAAACTTTAAATGTTagataaactaaaattagtatCTTGTATACTTTATTGTTCATGCCTATCTTGTTTatgattgatttttattataaaaataaaagaataacattttttatttcgataaatcatttcattttttacattagGGTACTATAACTTAAACAATTTAACGTTATCTTACATTCTCCAAAAATCACAATTATAATCCAATAGTCAGATAGTACCcgagttatatatatatccagGGGATCGGCACACATTTACTATTAGCTCTACAGGGCCGGCACTATGTAATGCTGGTCGGCATTATGCAAATGGAAGTGATTTTGGCTCATCTACCAAGGACcttatttttatgtatagcTCGGGCCTCGGGGTCCTAGCcagattataatttatatatcaaCTGTCATTTAcgcaaatattaaaagttttatagGGCTCAtctatagtttattttatcgtatagcattaatatttgtaatatatagcAGTATTTTGTAAACTAATAACCAGAAAATTACGATTCAAAGATATATACCTAAGTGGGTTAGAGCACGGTgcaaaatattgttttttcaaaaagtataattaattttacaaattatcttaatttttttatcaacgaaattttaaaaactagAGATTTGCTaagttttgtaaatttaatatcacaattattacaaattaaaggaaaagaaatatattctcattaaaaatttaaaagtatgaaatataaattttgcgaaacttttttttaaaaaaacaactgttgcttttagtttaaatactaatcataaaatgtttaatgtttagtatttaatgtttttgcggataaatataattattgtcacgggaattttttatatagttattcttatatgatttatttttttatagtatattttatttatttatttatttatttatatttagtttattttatttttatttgatatagtttatttatatagtatagtttattttatttatatagtttatttatacaatttatatatatagtttatagGAAATGTGGCGTATGGCTTGGTGGGAATCAATTATGGCTGTGATGGGCGATTCGTACAATGGACGATTTGACCGGAAAACGAGTTGTACTTTGGACGATTTGAATAACGGGCGAGTTGGCCAAAGCACTAATCGTCccaaattttgaataatatttaaggGAAGAAATTCCGCTGAGGTTTCGGGGAAGTGATTTTTCGATT is a genomic window of Rhizophagus irregularis chromosome 7, complete sequence containing:
- a CDS encoding uncharacterized protein (SECRETED:cutsite_TYG-CH; SECRETED:prob_0.9447); SECRETED:SignalP(1-22); this translates as MNHNYIIILFFVFFLNVEKTYGCHPTGYDYCTDASQIQNVTFSPGKISVTTNIIQKDAEGNEQYTHALGHFTFGYSKNNKNISVRILKKPVFTNNQHCADKSSDQKNPLTSTWDFDQGLTPPSGTSVGVWLSTYWACNLSDGTGSILCSHEDISFTATA